In one window of Streptomyces sp. FXJ1.172 DNA:
- a CDS encoding alpha-keto acid decarboxylase family protein encodes MSTSPSRWMTIGDFLLRRLKEAGVGHLFGVPGDFNLELLQQLQDAGTLKWVGNCSELNASYAADGYARLNGMGALLVTNAVGALSAINGVAGSYSEHVPVICICGSIPLKSIDRGLGMHHTMADGTWDRFLGAYAQVTAAQARLTPHNAVTEIDRLILTAWREKLPVYLELPSDIAYLDIEVPEAPLVLAQPPSDPERLRSCITAIADHLSAAKSPAVLVDLDADRFSVAADVMGLAEKMRLPVAVISTAKAVIDETFPYYVGIYNGRASEPHVRAAIETSDCLLSIGYRPIEVTTGDFTASLPADTIRARSHSVDIGDDNYQAVTLQEVIRGVLDAVPDVTSRAAPQRGATERGATATGAPAGGSTNLTQAAYWQAVQGYLRSGDVLLLDNGTSYALLGLQLPPDCTFVGSINWGSIGYSVAALLGTLTAAPDRRHLLFLGDGSFQLTAQELSTILRHDHKPVIFLINNGGYTIERGYLGKTEQYNDIATWAYADLPRVLRPDTTARSFVVKTTADLAEALSAPNDTLIFIEAVMDPYDAPAAVMTSSNTGADIDYGPRGPQHRNNAQLRPA; translated from the coding sequence ATGTCCACCAGCCCGAGCCGATGGATGACGATCGGCGACTTCCTGCTCCGGCGTCTGAAGGAGGCCGGCGTCGGCCACCTCTTCGGCGTCCCTGGTGACTTCAACCTCGAACTGCTGCAGCAGCTCCAGGACGCGGGCACGCTGAAATGGGTCGGTAACTGCAGTGAGCTGAACGCGTCGTACGCAGCGGACGGCTATGCCCGGCTGAACGGCATGGGCGCGCTCCTCGTGACGAACGCCGTCGGCGCCCTGAGCGCGATCAACGGGGTCGCCGGCTCCTACAGCGAGCACGTGCCGGTGATCTGTATCTGCGGGTCGATACCGCTCAAGTCCATCGATCGCGGCCTGGGGATGCACCACACGATGGCCGACGGCACCTGGGACCGCTTCCTCGGCGCCTACGCACAGGTGACCGCCGCGCAGGCGCGACTGACCCCGCACAACGCGGTCACCGAGATCGACAGGCTGATCCTCACCGCGTGGCGGGAAAAGCTCCCGGTGTATCTGGAACTGCCTTCCGACATCGCCTATCTCGACATCGAGGTTCCCGAGGCCCCGCTGGTGCTCGCGCAGCCGCCCAGCGACCCGGAACGGCTGCGGTCGTGCATCACCGCAATCGCAGACCACCTGTCCGCCGCCAAGTCACCGGCGGTCCTGGTGGATCTGGACGCGGACCGCTTCAGCGTGGCAGCCGACGTCATGGGTCTGGCCGAGAAGATGCGGCTCCCCGTAGCAGTGATCAGCACAGCCAAGGCGGTCATCGACGAGACTTTTCCTTATTACGTCGGCATCTACAACGGCCGGGCAAGCGAGCCGCACGTGCGCGCGGCGATCGAGACCAGCGACTGTCTGCTCTCCATCGGCTACCGGCCGATCGAGGTGACGACGGGCGACTTCACGGCTTCGCTGCCCGCCGACACGATCCGAGCCCGCAGCCACTCGGTGGACATCGGCGATGACAACTATCAGGCGGTGACGCTCCAGGAAGTCATCCGCGGCGTACTGGACGCCGTTCCGGACGTCACGAGCCGCGCTGCACCACAGCGGGGGGCTACAGAGCGAGGGGCTACGGCGACAGGAGCCCCCGCAGGCGGCTCCACCAACCTGACGCAGGCCGCGTACTGGCAGGCAGTCCAGGGCTACCTCCGGTCCGGGGACGTGCTCCTCCTCGACAACGGCACCTCGTACGCCCTCCTCGGCCTGCAGCTGCCACCGGACTGCACCTTCGTCGGATCCATCAACTGGGGCTCGATCGGCTACTCGGTCGCAGCCCTGCTCGGCACGCTGACCGCAGCGCCAGACCGTCGCCACCTGCTGTTCCTGGGCGACGGCTCATTTCAGCTGACCGCGCAGGAGCTGTCGACCATCCTGCGGCACGACCACAAGCCGGTGATCTTCCTGATCAACAACGGCGGATACACCATCGAACGCGGTTACCTCGGCAAAACCGAGCAGTACAACGACATCGCGACCTGGGCCTACGCGGATCTACCGAGAGTGCTCCGCCCGGACACCACGGCGCGATCGTTCGTCGTCAAGACCACCGCGGACCTGGCGGAGGCCCTCAGCGCGCCCAACGACACGCTGATCTTCATCGAAGCGGTCATGGATCCCTACGACGCTCCCGCCGCGGTCATGACCAGCAGCAACACCGGCGCGGACATCGACTACGGGCCTCGCGGCCCCCAGCACCGCAACAACGCACAGCTCAGGCCGGCCTGA